A part of Sparus aurata chromosome 19, fSpaAur1.1, whole genome shotgun sequence genomic DNA contains:
- the LOC115569854 gene encoding uncharacterized protein LOC115569854 isoform X3: MSTSDAGESELRVVVGGETATPQYGTARATRCTAAREQQNETFSERFRNHFDETATRQQCHPSAIRQEETQKALTQEAAARCGDSQVQTQKPTGPRFTSCLSIRCSRKLGPDNPELRIKKNLDPCLHRSGTRKKVQK, from the exons ATGTCAACAAGTGACGCAGGAGAGTCGGAGCTCAGAGTTGTTGTAGGAGGAGAGACAGCTACGCCTCAGTACGGGACAGCACGAGCAACACGGTGTACAGCCGCCAG agaacAGCAAAATGAAACATTCAGTGAAAGGTTCAGGAACCATTTTGATGAAACCGCAACTAGACAGCAGTGTCACCCATCAGCCATCAGACAAGAAGAAACTCAGAAAG CACTAACACAGGAAGCAGCTGCCCGTTGTGGTGATTCACAGGTCCAGACCCAGAAGCCAACTGGACCCAGATTCACCTCCTGCCTCTCCATCAGATGCTCCAGGAAGCTAGGCCCTGACAACCCAGAGCTAAGAATCAAGAAGAATTTAGACCCCTGTCTACACAG